In Indioceanicola profundi, the following proteins share a genomic window:
- a CDS encoding TOBE domain-containing protein, with protein sequence MRISARNALKGKVVGIEKGVTTAHVRIDVGNGTIVTAAITNGSVDTLGLEVGKDAYAVIKASDVMVGVDHAQ encoded by the coding sequence ATGCGGATCAGCGCGAGGAATGCCCTGAAGGGCAAGGTGGTCGGGATCGAGAAGGGCGTCACCACGGCCCATGTCCGGATTGATGTCGGCAACGGCACGATCGTCACCGCGGCGATCACCAACGGCTCGGTGGACACTCTCGGACTCGAGGTCGGCAAAGACGCCTACGCCGTGATCAAGGCGTCCGACGTCATGGTGGGCGTGGATCACGCTCAGTAG
- a CDS encoding ABC transporter ATP-binding protein yields the protein MRLELRDLAYGYPGRTLGERVSLTLGSGELLCLLGPNGSGKTTLFKTLLGLLPPRAGRVLLGGADLSSLTRAEVARRIAYVPQSHTAYFPYSVAEVVLMGRTAHLGPFASPGSIDHAVAGRALSAMGIAHLANRAYTQLSGGERQLALIARALAQAAPILVMDEPTSSLDFGNQVRVLERIRALKREGQAIILSTHDPAQAHALADRVALLEQGGIMALGPPQEVATAQTLARLYGVSVAVERLANADLVAVVPRY from the coding sequence ATGAGGCTGGAGCTACGGGATCTCGCCTATGGCTATCCGGGGCGCACCCTCGGAGAGAGGGTCTCCCTTACGCTTGGCTCCGGCGAGCTGCTCTGCCTGCTGGGTCCGAACGGGAGCGGGAAGACCACTTTGTTCAAGACCCTGCTGGGCCTTCTGCCGCCGCGGGCCGGTCGCGTGCTCCTGGGCGGGGCCGACCTGTCCAGCCTGACGCGGGCGGAGGTGGCCCGGCGCATCGCCTATGTGCCGCAATCCCATACGGCCTATTTCCCGTATTCCGTGGCCGAGGTGGTGTTGATGGGCCGTACGGCCCATCTCGGGCCCTTCGCCAGCCCGGGCAGCATCGATCACGCCGTTGCCGGGAGGGCGCTCTCGGCCATGGGCATCGCCCACCTCGCCAACCGTGCCTACACCCAACTTTCCGGCGGGGAGCGGCAGCTGGCGCTGATCGCCCGCGCCCTGGCCCAGGCCGCCCCCATTCTGGTCATGGACGAACCCACCTCCAGCCTGGATTTCGGCAATCAGGTCCGTGTGCTGGAACGCATACGGGCCCTGAAGCGGGAAGGACAGGCCATCATCCTCTCCACCCACGACCCGGCGCAGGCCCATGCCTTGGCCGATCGGGTGGCGCTGCTGGAGCAGGGCGGGATCATGGCCCTGGGACCGCCGCAAGAGGTGGCCACCGCTCAGACTCTGGCCCGGCTGTACGGCGTCAGCGTCGCGGTGGAACGGCTCGCCAACGCCGATCTTGTGGCCGTGGTGCCGCGCTACTGA
- a CDS encoding FecCD family ABC transporter permease, whose translation MTTDAASLQIRVPAWRRWSPLLAVLLLVLIAFGVGAYPISPVDLLASVWARLTSASSGLAPAAETVIWQVRLPRVAAALMVGAALATAGAAYQAMFRNPLVSPDLLGVSAGASLGAILGIVLSLPLVLIQGFAFAGGLVAVGVVYAVGAAVRGHDPVLLLVLAGIAVGALLSAAISMLKVLADPYDQLPAITYWLLGSLASTTPLDAWSIAPALLLGLVPLWLLRWRMNLLTLGEEEARALGVETGRLRLLYVAAATLVTAASVSIAGAVGWVGLLVPHVARMLVGPDFTRLLPAAALTGAGFLLAVDTLARTMAAVEVPLGILTACLGAPFFLWLMASGRRGWL comes from the coding sequence GTGACCACGGATGCGGCATCGCTCCAAATCCGCGTGCCGGCCTGGCGGCGCTGGAGCCCGCTGCTGGCCGTGCTGCTGCTGGTCCTGATCGCTTTCGGCGTCGGCGCCTATCCGATCTCCCCGGTCGATCTGCTGGCCTCGGTATGGGCGCGGCTCACCAGTGCCAGCAGCGGATTGGCTCCGGCGGCGGAAACGGTGATCTGGCAGGTCCGGCTGCCGCGCGTAGCCGCCGCTTTGATGGTCGGGGCGGCGCTGGCCACCGCCGGGGCGGCCTATCAGGCCATGTTCCGGAACCCCCTGGTCAGCCCCGACCTGCTGGGTGTCTCCGCCGGCGCCAGCCTGGGGGCCATCCTGGGCATCGTGCTGTCCCTGCCGCTCGTCCTGATCCAGGGCTTCGCCTTTGCCGGCGGCCTGGTCGCGGTTGGCGTGGTCTACGCCGTCGGGGCTGCCGTCCGGGGCCATGACCCGGTGCTGCTGCTGGTGCTGGCGGGCATCGCCGTGGGCGCCCTGCTGAGCGCCGCCATCTCCATGCTGAAGGTGCTGGCCGACCCGTATGACCAGCTGCCCGCGATTACCTACTGGCTGCTGGGCAGCTTGGCGTCCACCACGCCATTGGACGCCTGGTCGATCGCTCCGGCCCTCCTGCTGGGACTTGTGCCGCTGTGGCTGCTGCGCTGGCGCATGAACCTGCTGACGCTTGGCGAGGAGGAGGCCCGGGCGCTCGGGGTCGAGACCGGTCGCCTCAGGCTGCTCTACGTGGCGGCGGCAACGCTGGTAACGGCGGCCAGCGTCTCCATTGCCGGGGCGGTTGGCTGGGTGGGGCTGCTGGTGCCGCATGTGGCCCGCATGCTGGTGGGACCGGATTTCACCCGGCTGCTGCCGGCCGCGGCCCTGACCGGGGCGGGCTTCCTGCTCGCGGTGGACACGCTGGCCCGCACAATGGCCGCCGTGGAGGTGCCGCTCGGCATCCTGACCGCCTGCCTCGGCGCCCCCTTCTTCCTCTGGCTGATGGCCTCGGGGCGCAGGGGCTGGCTATGA
- a CDS encoding iron ABC transporter substrate-binding protein: MRQLFLTLAVLVAGMAGSSSTAAAEARTLTDDAGRTVTLPGAVSRVFTAGPPAAILLYTLAPEMMLGWPRENRMLEKAYMAEPYASLPATGRLTGRGSSAGPETILALGPDLILDVGSTRATFADLASRVQAQTGIPYILLSGRFEDMAGTYRSLGRILGVEARAEALAAYTDSLMAEIDRRIAALPASARPRVYYGRGPDGLETGLAGSINTEIIERVGAVNVAAGGGSGGLAQVSLEQVLAWNPDVIITTDPHFFQHARTDPRWSGVAAVQAGRVHLAPKLPFGWVDFPPGVNRLIGARWLASILYPDLFPEDIRPIVQDFYKRFYHVELSPEQADQLLSVAEAEEVER, encoded by the coding sequence ATGCGGCAACTGTTTCTCACCCTGGCTGTCCTGGTTGCGGGCATGGCGGGTAGCTCGTCCACAGCAGCAGCTGAGGCCCGGACCCTCACCGATGATGCCGGTCGCACGGTGACCCTGCCGGGCGCGGTGTCCAGGGTGTTCACGGCGGGGCCGCCGGCCGCCATCCTGCTCTACACCCTGGCGCCGGAGATGATGCTTGGCTGGCCGCGGGAAAACCGGATGCTGGAAAAGGCATACATGGCCGAGCCCTATGCCAGCCTTCCGGCCACCGGACGCTTGACCGGGCGCGGCAGCAGCGCCGGCCCCGAGACCATCCTGGCGCTCGGCCCCGACCTGATCCTGGATGTCGGCTCCACCCGCGCCACCTTTGCGGATCTCGCCAGCCGCGTCCAGGCGCAGACCGGCATCCCTTACATCCTGCTCAGCGGCCGTTTCGAGGACATGGCCGGCACCTACCGGTCCCTGGGCAGGATTCTCGGGGTCGAGGCAAGGGCGGAAGCACTGGCCGCCTATACGGATAGCCTGATGGCCGAGATCGACCGCCGCATTGCCGCGCTCCCCGCCTCCGCGCGGCCCCGGGTTTACTATGGCCGCGGTCCCGACGGGCTGGAGACCGGCCTCGCCGGGTCCATCAACACGGAGATCATCGAGCGGGTTGGAGCTGTGAATGTGGCGGCGGGCGGCGGGTCCGGCGGGCTGGCACAGGTGTCGCTGGAACAGGTGCTGGCCTGGAACCCCGACGTGATCATCACCACCGACCCGCATTTCTTCCAACACGCCCGCACCGATCCGCGCTGGTCCGGTGTGGCCGCCGTCCAGGCGGGCCGCGTGCATCTGGCACCGAAGCTGCCCTTCGGCTGGGTGGATTTCCCGCCCGGCGTCAACCGCCTGATCGGCGCCCGCTGGTTGGCTTCCATCCTCTATCCGGACCTCTTCCCCGAGGACATCCGCCCCATCGTCCAGGATTTCTACAAGCGATTCTATCATGTCGAGCTCTCGCCGGAGCAGGCTGACCAACTGCTCAGCGTCGCCGAAGCCGAAGAGGTGGAGCGGTGA
- the tsaA gene encoding tRNA (N6-threonylcarbamoyladenosine(37)-N6)-methyltransferase TrmO: MSSPMELRPGETAVNAPGDFNAGIYFIGRIRTPWTRRAECPRQGRLDGPVCRIELFEPWAAALDGLAAYERIEVLYWLHLSPRTIIRQSPRNDGVAQGAFSLRTPLRPNPIGTQMAALVGIDGPVLHVRGLDCVDGTPLLDLKPDRCAYTPLAAPQPGDSHAGDS; encoded by the coding sequence ATGTCCAGCCCGATGGAACTCCGGCCCGGCGAAACCGCCGTCAACGCCCCTGGAGATTTCAATGCCGGGATCTACTTCATCGGCCGCATCCGCACCCCCTGGACGCGGCGCGCGGAGTGCCCGCGCCAGGGCCGGCTGGACGGCCCGGTCTGCCGGATCGAACTGTTCGAGCCCTGGGCGGCAGCCCTGGACGGGCTTGCCGCCTATGAACGGATCGAGGTGCTGTACTGGCTGCACCTGTCGCCGCGCACCATCATCCGGCAGAGCCCGCGCAATGACGGGGTGGCCCAGGGGGCCTTCTCCCTGCGCACGCCGCTCCGGCCCAACCCCATCGGCACGCAGATGGCGGCCCTGGTCGGGATCGACGGGCCGGTGCTTCATGTCCGCGGTCTCGACTGTGTGGACGGCACGCCCTTGCTCGACCTGAAGCCGGACCGCTGCGCCTACACGCCACTGGCAGCGCCGCAGCCGGGCGACAGCCACGCCGGTGACAGCTGA
- a CDS encoding molybdate ABC transporter substrate-binding protein, giving the protein MPRRRRLILAAAMFAMLPGMASAADAVKLHAAGSLKSALTELAMAFTTDTGIAVDPVFGPSGLLRDRLAGGEPGHVFASANMEHPQALHAAGLTGPVRPFARNTLCALVGPDLADIGSAQLLDMMLAPDTRLGISTPKADPSGDYALALFAKVEAVRPGSAAALDAKAQRLTGGPDAPTPSAGRNIYAHLVETGAADIFLTYCTNSLEAARQVPELRSIAVPNEVSVGAEYGVTLLKGAPDAAGHFVNYLQSPEGRAILRGYGFSSPGS; this is encoded by the coding sequence ATGCCCCGCCGCCGCCGCCTGATCCTGGCCGCCGCCATGTTTGCCATGCTGCCCGGCATGGCGTCCGCCGCCGATGCCGTGAAGCTGCATGCCGCCGGCAGCCTGAAAAGCGCCCTGACCGAACTTGCTATGGCCTTCACCACCGATACCGGGATCGCCGTCGATCCGGTCTTCGGGCCGTCCGGCCTGCTGCGCGACCGACTGGCCGGCGGCGAGCCAGGACATGTTTTCGCCTCCGCCAACATGGAGCACCCACAGGCCCTGCACGCGGCCGGGCTGACGGGTCCCGTGCGCCCGTTCGCCCGCAACACCTTGTGTGCCCTGGTCGGGCCGGATCTTGCGGATATCGGCAGCGCACAGCTGCTGGATATGATGCTCGCCCCGGACACACGGCTCGGCATCTCCACGCCCAAGGCCGACCCGTCAGGAGACTATGCCCTCGCCCTGTTCGCCAAGGTCGAGGCTGTACGGCCGGGCAGCGCCGCGGCTCTGGACGCCAAGGCGCAGCGCCTGACCGGCGGGCCGGACGCCCCCACCCCATCCGCGGGGCGGAACATCTATGCCCATCTGGTGGAGACGGGAGCGGCCGACATCTTCCTCACCTACTGCACCAACAGCTTGGAAGCCGCTCGGCAGGTGCCGGAATTGCGGTCCATCGCTGTGCCCAACGAAGTGTCCGTCGGGGCCGAATATGGCGTCACCCTTCTGAAGGGCGCGCCGGACGCCGCAGGGCATTTTGTCAATTACCTGCAATCCCCGGAGGGCCGGGCCATATTGCGCGGATATGGCTTCAGCAGCCCGGGGTCCTGA
- a CDS encoding extracellular solute-binding protein, which produces MTITRRMLGAMTIAATLLAPMSVAAQQPAITVASTTSTEQSGLFGHILPIFTEETGIEVKVVALGTGQALDVGRRGDADVVFVHDKPSEEKFLAEGHAEERLDVMYNDFVIVGPKDDPAGVKGMRDATAALKRIAEAKAPFASRGDDSGTHKAELRLWTQADVDVKSSGSWYRSTGSGMGPTLNTAAGMDAYALTDRGTWLSFKNRQDLAILVEGDERLFNQYGVMVVSPEKHPHVKATEAKRFADWVVSPEGQAAIADFKIGGEQLFFPNAGE; this is translated from the coding sequence ATGACGATCACGCGCAGAATGCTTGGGGCAATGACCATCGCAGCTACCCTGCTGGCGCCGATGAGCGTCGCGGCCCAGCAACCTGCAATTACCGTGGCCTCGACCACATCGACCGAGCAGTCTGGCCTGTTTGGGCATATCCTGCCCATCTTCACCGAGGAGACCGGCATCGAGGTCAAGGTCGTGGCACTGGGGACCGGGCAGGCCCTGGATGTTGGTCGGCGCGGCGACGCCGACGTGGTGTTCGTGCACGACAAGCCGTCGGAGGAGAAGTTCCTGGCCGAGGGGCATGCCGAGGAGCGCCTTGACGTCATGTACAATGACTTCGTGATCGTCGGCCCGAAGGACGACCCGGCCGGTGTCAAAGGCATGAGGGACGCCACAGCCGCCCTGAAGCGCATCGCGGAAGCAAAAGCTCCCTTCGCCTCGCGCGGGGACGACAGCGGCACCCACAAGGCCGAATTGCGGCTCTGGACGCAGGCGGACGTGGACGTGAAGAGCAGCGGCTCCTGGTATCGCTCCACCGGCTCCGGCATGGGGCCGACGCTGAACACGGCCGCCGGCATGGACGCCTATGCCCTCACCGACCGCGGCACCTGGCTCAGCTTCAAGAACCGCCAGGACCTTGCCATTCTTGTTGAAGGGGATGAGCGCCTCTTCAACCAGTATGGCGTCATGGTGGTCAGCCCCGAGAAGCACCCGCATGTGAAGGCCACCGAAGCCAAGCGCTTTGCAGACTGGGTGGTCTCGCCCGAGGGCCAGGCCGCCATTGCCGATTTCAAGATCGGGGGCGAGCAGCTGTTCTTCCCCAACGCCGGGGAATGA
- a CDS encoding DUF389 domain-containing protein: MPRRINVTISPEMRTRIVDHLKGQSGVASITLHRGASLGSDDDVLSIDTSNNAALAAIKYLDQIGALRVGSVTISEPSVVISSGQARSLDDEGNEAIWEEMGALMRRESNLSINYLLLMTLSGAIAAFGLVTDTLHIVIGAMLVAPGYAPLLRIAFGLLGHRYSARAGIWSTCVGYLLLGAGGLIGTGLALWLHKNAATDLTSLYWVDYWSKITATGVATSLLAGIAGGVITSSRQTVLATGVMVALALVPSMAIVGMGLGSGNLDLALDALARWGVEALCVLVGGGLTLAAKQALVHRRTHANSI; this comes from the coding sequence GTGCCGCGCAGGATCAACGTCACGATTTCGCCGGAGATGCGCACCCGGATCGTCGACCATCTCAAAGGCCAGTCAGGTGTGGCGAGCATCACCTTGCACCGCGGCGCTTCTCTGGGCTCTGATGATGACGTCCTATCTATCGACACATCCAACAATGCCGCTCTGGCAGCGATCAAGTATCTCGACCAGATCGGAGCATTGAGGGTCGGCTCCGTGACGATCAGTGAGCCTTCCGTGGTGATCTCGTCCGGTCAGGCGCGGTCCTTGGACGACGAGGGCAACGAAGCGATCTGGGAGGAGATGGGAGCGCTGATGCGCCGGGAGTCCAATCTCTCCATCAACTATCTTCTTCTGATGACGCTCTCCGGCGCTATCGCCGCCTTCGGGCTGGTCACGGACACCCTGCACATCGTGATTGGCGCCATGCTGGTTGCGCCCGGATACGCCCCCCTGCTGCGCATCGCATTTGGATTGCTGGGCCATAGATACAGTGCGAGGGCCGGAATATGGTCGACCTGTGTCGGGTATCTGCTGCTGGGAGCAGGCGGGCTTATTGGTACTGGCCTTGCCCTCTGGCTGCACAAGAACGCCGCGACGGACCTGACCAGCCTGTACTGGGTGGATTACTGGTCGAAAATCACCGCGACGGGAGTTGCCACCTCCTTGCTCGCCGGCATCGCCGGCGGCGTCATAACGTCGTCCCGGCAGACCGTCCTCGCCACAGGCGTCATGGTGGCCCTCGCCCTGGTGCCGAGCATGGCGATCGTCGGGATGGGGCTGGGGTCCGGTAACCTTGATCTTGCGCTGGATGCGCTGGCACGGTGGGGTGTCGAAGCACTCTGCGTGCTTGTTGGCGGTGGTCTCACTCTTGCTGCCAAGCAGGCGCTCGTGCATCGGCGAACGCATGCGAACTCGATCTGA
- a CDS encoding CsbD family protein, protein MNDDRTEGSMKKMKGDLKEGAGNLTGDSKLQSEGKADKAEGKIQNTVGNVKDALTGKDRA, encoded by the coding sequence ATGAACGACGACCGGACCGAAGGCTCGATGAAGAAGATGAAAGGCGACCTCAAGGAGGGCGCTGGCAACCTGACCGGAGACAGCAAGCTCCAGTCCGAGGGCAAGGCGGACAAAGCCGAGGGTAAGATCCAGAATACCGTCGGCAACGTGAAGGATGCCCTTACAGGCAAGGACCGCGCCTGA